ACCATCACTCGCCGGTGCGCAACCCAGTCCCCGGGCTTGGTGAGCAGGGTGAGACCCTGGTTGACCGAGAAGCTGAGCACCAGGAACACCCAAAGTGCGTCGACGTACAGTCGCACCGCCACCAACCAGGACGGCAACCGGTCCTTGACCTTGCTCAGCACCGTGCGCAGCACCAGGGCCGCGCCGATGAGCAGCCAGGCGCTCGCGCCCACGGGAAGTTCGGCGGGGTGCAGATCGGTGGGCGGCCCGCCCGCGACGGCCGCCATCATCGCCTCGCCGACGCGGTACTGCAGCGCACGCTGCTCGAACGCCAACCAGTCCTCGCGAAACATCTGCCATGCCAGATAGATCGCGAAGAACGGGACGACGATGGTGGAGAACAGGTCGATCCGCCGGGCCGGTCGGCGCCCGAGCGTCGCAAGCACCGGGAAAGCCGGGCGCAGCACCAGGAACATCGCCACGTAGGAGCCCAGCCGCGCCATCCCGGCCAGCGGCATGATCAGCGACGCCCACCACTGGTTGTCGTGGCCGGCCCAGGCAGCCCATTCGATGGCGCCGCGGCGGCCCAGCACGCCGAGCAGGTACAAGGCTGCCAGTTGCGGCCAGTACCGCGCGAAGACGCGCAACGGCCGCAGCAGGTAGCGCATGGCTGACATCTTACGAAGCGTCCCGTTGATTCACTCGAGTTGTTCCGAAAGTTCCAGCCAGCGCGCCTCTGCCGCGGCGACGGCGTCTTCAAGTGCGCGCAATTCTGTTGTCAGACGGCCGATTTCGACGTGGTCGGACTGATCGTGCGCGGCCAGCTCGGCGTGCATCGCGGTGATGCGGCCGTCGAGTTTGGCCAATGACCGCTCGATCGAGGTGATCTCCTTCTGCACGCTGCGTAGTTCGGCACCCGACAGCGCTTCAGACGAGGGTGCCGAGCCGGATCGGGTGGGCGAGCCAGGAGTCGCTGCGGCCGGTTGTGCCTTCGCCAGCCGCAGGTACTCGTCCACGCCGCCCGGAAGGTGTCGCAGCCGCCCGCCGAGTATCGCGTACTGCTGATCGGTGACGCGCTCGAGCAGGTAGCGGTCATGGGATACAACGATCAGGGTGCCCGGCCAGGAGTCCAGCAGATCCTCGGTGGCCGCCAACATATCGGTGTCGACATCATTGGTGGGCTCGTCGAGGATCAGCACGTTCGGCTCGGACAGAATCGTGAGCAACAGCTGGAGCCGACGTCGCTGGCCACCGGAGAGTTCCCCGACCCGCGCGGACAGGTGTTCGCGGCGGAAGCCGAGCCGTTCCAGCAGCTGAGCCGGCGTGACGTCCTTGCCGTCGACCTGAAAGTCGGTCTGCAGCTGGGCAAGAACTTCGCGGACCATATCGCCCTCGAGGCCGGCCAAGATGCCAGCCTGTTGGTCGAGCATCGCCAGCTTGACGGTCTTGCCGCGCTTGACCCTGCCGCTGTCGGGGGTGACCGTGCCTGCGATCAGGCCGAGCAGCGTCGACTTGCCTGCACCGTTTGCGCCGAGGATGCCGGTGCGCTCACCGGGCGCGATCCGCCACTCGATATCGCGCAGCACCTGTCGGTCGTCGTAGGTCACCCCGACGTCGATGAGGTCGACGACCTCTTTGCCCAGCCGGGCGGTCGCCAGTTTGGCGAGTTCGATCGGGTTGCGCAGCGGCGGCACGTCTTCGATCAGCTGGTTGGCGGCCTCGATGCGGAACTTCGGTTTGGACGTCCGCGCGGGCGCCCCGCGCCGTAGCCAGGCCAGCTCCTTCTTCATCAGGTTCTGGCGCTTGGCCTCGACCGTCGCGGCCTGCCGATCCCGTTCGACCCGCTGCAGAATGTAGGCCGCGTAGCCGCCGTCGAACGGTTCGACGATTCCGTCGTGAACCTCCCACGTGGTCAGGGCTACCTCGTCGAGGAACCACCGATCGTGGGTCACGACGAGCAGCCCGCCGCCGGTGCGGGCCCACCGCGTCTTGAGGTGCCCGGCCAGCCAGGTGATGCCCTCGACGTCGAGGTGGTTGGTGGGCTCGTCGAGCGCGATCACATCCCAGTCGCCCATCAGCAACCGGGCCAACTGGACGCGGCGGCGCTGACCGCCGGACAGCGTCGACACCAGCGCATCCCACCCGATGTCCGCGACCAGGCCACCGACGACATCGCGGACCTTGGGGTCACCGGCCCACTCGTGATCAGCCAGATCGCCGACCAGAACGTGCCCGACCGTGCTGGCGCCGTCCAGCGTGTCGGATTGGTCGAGTGCGCCCACCTGGACGCCCGTCCGACGGGTCACCCGCCCCGAATTCGGTGTCAGTTGCCCGGTCAGCATGCTCAACAGGCTCGATTTGCCGTCGCCGTTGCGGCCCACGATGCCGATGCGGTCGCCTTCGTTGACTCCGACGGTCACGGAGTCGAAGACCACCTGAGTCGGGAATTGCAGGTGTAGGGCTTCAGCTCCGAGCAGGTGTGCCACTGGCATGAGGCTACTGGGGAGAACTCAAAGCGACGGGACGCGGATCGGCCTTATGCCATGATGTGCTGGCTGTCGGGGCCTTACGCAGCAGCGATGTGGGACAGGGGAGAGCCGTGGATCTGAACTTGTCGGCGGTCACCAGGCCTGTGGAGCGCCTGATGGCGACGGCGCAGAACGGGTTCGAGGTCTTGCGCTGGGGCGGTCTGGAAACCGGGGCGGTGCCCTCACCTTTCCAGATCGTCGAGAGCAAGCCGATGTACAAGCTCCGGCGCTACTTTCCGCCCGACAGCAGGGCCCGCGAGCGGCCTGCCGGGCCGCCGGTCCTGATGGTCCACCCGATGATGATGTCGGCGAACATGTGGGATGTCACCCGGGAGGACGGCGCCGTCGGCATCCTGCACGAGGCGGGCATCGACCCGTGGGTGATCGACTTCGGTTCGCCTGACGAGGTCGAGGGCGGCATGGAACGCAACCTCACCGACCACATCGTCGCGCTCAACGAGGCCATCGACACCGTCAGGGACACCACCGGACAGAGCGTTCATCTGGCGGGCTATTCGCAGGGCGGCATGTTCTGCTACCAGACCGCGGCCTACCGGCGGACGAAGGACATCGCCAGCATCGTCGCGTTCGGCTCCCCGGTGGACACGCTGGCGGCGCTGCCGATGGGCATCCCGCCCAACATCGGTGCGGTGGCCGCGGACTTCATGGCCGACCACGTGTTCAACCGCATCGACATTCCGGGATGGTTGGCCCGCACCGGTTTTCAGATGCTCGACCCTCTCAAGACCGCGAAAGCGCGCGTCGATTTCCTACTCCAGCTGCACGACCGTGACGCCCTGCTGCCGCGCGAACAACAGCGGCGCTTCCTGGATTCCGAAGGCTGGATCGCCTGGTCCGGCCCCGCGGTCTCCGAGCTGCTCAAGCAGTTCATCTCGCACAACCGGATGATGTCGGGCGGGTTCAACATCAACGGGCAGCTGGTGACGTTGTCCGATATCACCTGCCCGGTACTGGCTTTCGTCGGCGAGGTCGACGACATCGGTCAGCCCGCCTCGGTGCGCGGCATCAAGCGCGCCGCCCCTGGCGCGGACGTCTACGAGGTGATGATCCGGGCCGGCCACTTCGGTCTGGTGGTCGGATCCAAGGCGGCGACGGCGACGTGGCCGACGGTGGCGGATTGGGTGCGCTGGCTTGCCGGACAGGATTCCCGCCCCGCCGCCATCGCGCCCATGCAGGACAGCGATGCCGAGCCGGACGAGTCCGGGGTGGCCTTGTCGGCGCGACTGATGCACGGCGTGGCCGAGGCGTCGGAGGTCGCCTGGTCGTTGGCGCGCGGTGCGGCCGGGGCGGTGGTGAACACCAGGAAGTCGATGCGAACGCTCGCGGTGGAGACCGCCCGCACGCTGCCGCGCCTGACCCGGCTGGGGCAGATCAACGACCACACCAGAATCTCGCTGGGCCGCATCATCGACGAGCAGGCCGACGGCGCCCCCAACGGCGAATTCCTGTTGTACGACGGGCGGGTGCACACCTACGAGGCGGTGAACCGACGGATCAACAACGTGGTCCGCGGCCTGATCTCGGTGGGCGTCCGCCAGGGCGTGCGGGTCGGCGTCCTCATGGACACTCGGCCGTCGGCGCTGGTGGCGATCGCCGCGTTGTCTCGCCTCGGTGCTGTTGCGGTGCTGATGCCGCCCGACGCTGACCTCGACGAAGCGGTCCGGATCGGCGGGGTCACCGAGGTCATCACCGACCCGGGCAACCTCGACGCGGCCCGCAAGCTCCCGGTCGAGGTGCTGGTCCTCGGTGGCGGCGAGACCCGCGACCTGAATCTGCCCGACGACAGCGACGTCGTCGACATGGAGAAGATCGATCCGGACGCCGTCGCACTGCC
This is a stretch of genomic DNA from Mycobacterium sp. ELW1. It encodes these proteins:
- a CDS encoding ABC-F family ATP-binding cassette domain-containing protein, which produces MAHLLGAEALHLQFPTQVVFDSVTVGVNEGDRIGIVGRNGDGKSSLLSMLTGQLTPNSGRVTRRTGVQVGALDQSDTLDGASTVGHVLVGDLADHEWAGDPKVRDVVGGLVADIGWDALVSTLSGGQRRRVQLARLLMGDWDVIALDEPTNHLDVEGITWLAGHLKTRWARTGGGLLVVTHDRWFLDEVALTTWEVHDGIVEPFDGGYAAYILQRVERDRQAATVEAKRQNLMKKELAWLRRGAPARTSKPKFRIEAANQLIEDVPPLRNPIELAKLATARLGKEVVDLIDVGVTYDDRQVLRDIEWRIAPGERTGILGANGAGKSTLLGLIAGTVTPDSGRVKRGKTVKLAMLDQQAGILAGLEGDMVREVLAQLQTDFQVDGKDVTPAQLLERLGFRREHLSARVGELSGGQRRRLQLLLTILSEPNVLILDEPTNDVDTDMLAATEDLLDSWPGTLIVVSHDRYLLERVTDQQYAILGGRLRHLPGGVDEYLRLAKAQPAAATPGSPTRSGSAPSSEALSGAELRSVQKEITSIERSLAKLDGRITAMHAELAAHDQSDHVEIGRLTTELRALEDAVAAAEARWLELSEQLE
- a CDS encoding acyl-CoA synthetase; the protein is MDLNLSAVTRPVERLMATAQNGFEVLRWGGLETGAVPSPFQIVESKPMYKLRRYFPPDSRARERPAGPPVLMVHPMMMSANMWDVTREDGAVGILHEAGIDPWVIDFGSPDEVEGGMERNLTDHIVALNEAIDTVRDTTGQSVHLAGYSQGGMFCYQTAAYRRTKDIASIVAFGSPVDTLAALPMGIPPNIGAVAADFMADHVFNRIDIPGWLARTGFQMLDPLKTAKARVDFLLQLHDRDALLPREQQRRFLDSEGWIAWSGPAVSELLKQFISHNRMMSGGFNINGQLVTLSDITCPVLAFVGEVDDIGQPASVRGIKRAAPGADVYEVMIRAGHFGLVVGSKAATATWPTVADWVRWLAGQDSRPAAIAPMQDSDAEPDESGVALSARLMHGVAEASEVAWSLARGAAGAVVNTRKSMRTLAVETARTLPRLTRLGQINDHTRISLGRIIDEQADGAPNGEFLLYDGRVHTYEAVNRRINNVVRGLISVGVRQGVRVGVLMDTRPSALVAIAALSRLGAVAVLMPPDADLDEAVRIGGVTEVITDPGNLDAARKLPVEVLVLGGGETRDLNLPDDSDVVDMEKIDPDAVALPGWYRPNPGFARDLAFVAFNTVGGALVPKQITNYRWALSAFGTASAAALGRGDTVYCLTPLHHQSGLLVSLGGAVVGGTRIALSRGLHPDRFLTEIRQYGVTVVSYTWTMLRSVVDDPDFRLRGNHPVRLFIGSGMPPGLWQRTVDAFSPATVVEFFATTDGQAVLANVAGAKIGSKGRPLPGGGQVELAAYDADDDLILEDDRGFVVVAEPNEVGVLLARPWGPIDPTASVKRGVFAPGDTWISTEYVFRRDADGDFWLLGNRPLLIRTERGVVFPEPVTDAVSRINAVDLAATYGVEGPAGVVAVTAITLRDGMSVTTADLTDAFASMPVGLAPDVVHVVPEIPLSATYRPTVSALRADGIPKASRNAWHLEPDTGKYKRLTAAARAQLCGTDDSSGAEN